In Coregonus clupeaformis isolate EN_2021a chromosome 15, ASM2061545v1, whole genome shotgun sequence, one genomic interval encodes:
- the LOC121582392 gene encoding V-type proton ATPase 116 kDa subunit a2 — translation MGSVFRSEEMCLAQLFLQSGSAYDCISELGEMGLVEFRDLNPSVNSFQRRFVSEIKRCEEMERILGYLLREIRKANIAVPEDDEICPVAPPPKHVLEIMEHLQRLEVELSEVARNKEKLQRNLLELTEYTHMLRITHTFVHSRSRHEALGPQYEEFQSIESDSGGCTGMQRLGAKLGFVSGLIHRVKVEAFERMLWRVCKGYTILSYAELGESLADLDTGEISENVVFLISFWGDQIGQKVQKICDCYHCHLYPHPENDEERADVMDSLRTRILDLNNVLHRTEEYLRQGLQKASESAFTWVVQVKKMKAIYHILNLSSFDVTNKCLIAEVWCPVNDLTNLRGALEEGSRKGDATVPSFVNRIPSNDTPPTLLRTNKFTSGFQSIVEAYGVGDYREASPAPYTIITFPFLFAVMFGDLGHGVVMACFALWMVLKEKSHKRKRSDNEIWTMFFEGRYIILMMGLFSVYTGLIYNDCFSKSLNIFGSGWSVRAMFIDQQWTNETLQTNALLTLDPNVSGVFSGPYPFGIDPIWNMAVNRLSFLNSYKMKMSVIIGVVHMSFGVVLSVFNHLHFKQNFNVYLLFLPELLFLLCLFGYLVFMILYKWLAFGARDSRLAPSILIHFINMFLMQGGDNTPLYPGQTGLQVFLVVVALLSVPVLLLGKPVYLYWLHRGGKGLRLRRGYERVRRVSEDDMSQAPAYDDDEEEGLDDLMTSRGTQPKEFDFGDVFLHQAIHTIEYCLGCISNTASYLRLWALSLAHAQLSEVLWAMVMRLGLRMTSRLGALFLVPVFSLFAVLTVSILLVMEGLSAFLHALRLHWVEFQNKFYHGTGIKFAPFNFSALPSVFEQDGLL, via the exons ATGGGGTCGGTGTTCCGAAGTGAAGAGATGTGCTTGGCGCAGTTATTTCTACAGTCCGGTTCTGCATACGATTGCATAAGTGAGCTGGGCGAAATGGGTCTGGTCGAGTTTCGAGAT CTCAACCCCAGTGTCAACTCATTTCAGCGCCGCTTCGTCAGCGAAATCAagagatgtgaggagatggagagaattCTGG GGTACCTTTTGAGGGAGATCCGAAAGGCAAATATTGCTGTGCCAGAAGATGATGAAATCTGTCCAGTCGCCCCTCCCCCCAAACATGTCCTTGAGATCATG GAGCACCTCCAGAGGCTGGAGGTGGAGCTTAGCGAGGTGGCCAGGAACAAAGAGAAGCTGCAGCGGAATCTTCTGGAGCTGACCGAGTACACGCACATGCTGAGGATCACACACACCTTCGTACACAGCCGCTCCCGG CATGAGGCCCTTGGCCCCCAGTATGAAGAGTTCCAATCCATTGAGTCAGACTCTGGAGGCTGCACCGGTATGCAGAGACTGGGAGCCAAGCTGGG GTTTGTGTCAGGCCTAATCCACCGGGTGAAGGTGGAGGCCTTTGAGCGCATGTTGTGGAGGGTGTGTAAGGGCTACACTATCCTCAGCTACGCAGAGCTGGGCGAGAGCCTCGCTGACCTGGACACA GGTGAGATCAGCGAAAATGTGGTGTTCCTTATCTCATTCTGGGGAGACCAGATTGGACAGAAGGTCCAAAAGATCTGTGATTG TTACCACTGTCACCTTTACCCCCACCCTGAGAATGATGAGGAGAGGGCAGATGTGATGGACAGCCTAAGGACACGCATCCTGGACTTGAACAAT GTGCTCCACCGCACTGAGGAGTACCTGAGGCAGGGGCTGCAGAAGGCCTCAGAGTCAGCCTTCACCTGGGTAGTGCAGGTGAAGAAGATGAAGGCCATCTACCACATCCTCAACCTGAGTAGCTTTGACGTCACCAACAAGTGTCTCATTGCAGAGGTGTGGTGCCCTGTCAATGACCTGACCAACCTGCGGGGGGCGTTGGAGGAAGGCTCA AGAAAAGGTGACGCCACTGTACCATCCTTTGTAAACCGAATCCCAAGCAACGACACTCCGCCTACGCTCTTGAGAACAAACAAGTTCACCTCCGGCTTTCAGAGTATCGTGGAGGCTTATGGGGTTGGAGACTACAGGGAGGCTAGTCCAG CTCCCTACACCATCATTACATTCCCCTTCCTGTTTGCGGTCATGTTTGGGGACCTTGGTCACGGTGTGGTCATGGCATGCTTTGCCCTGTGGATGGTGCTGAAAGAGAAGAGCCACAAGCGCAAGCGCTCTGATAATGAG ATCTGGACAATGTTCTTCGAGGGACGTTATATCATACTAATGATGGGCCTTTTCTCTGTGTACACGGGGCTGATCTACAATGACTGCTTCTCTAAGTCACTCAACATATTTGGCTCAGGCTGGAGTGTTAGGGCTATGTTCATAGATCAGCAGTGGAC AAATGAAACTCTCCAAACGAATGCTTTGCTCACCCTTGATCCCAATGTCAGTGGTGTCTTTAGTGGGCCATACCCTTTTGGCATCGATCCT ATATGGAACATGGCAGTGAATCGTCTATCCTTCCTGAACTCCTACAAGATGAAGATGTCAGTCATCATAGGGGTCGTGCACATGAGCTTTGGGGTGGTGCTCAGTGTCTTCAACCATTT GCACTTCAAACAGAATTTCAACGTCTACCTGCTGTTCCTCCCTGAGTTGCTGTTCCTGCTGTGTCTCTTTGGCTACCTGGTTTTCATGATCCTTTACAAGTGGCTGGCGTTCGGTGCACGTGACTCCCGCCTGGCCCCTAGCATCCTCATCCACTTTATCAACATGTTCCTCATGCAGGGAGGGGACAACACCCCTCTCTACCCTGGACAG ACTGGGCTGCAGGTCTTCCTGGTAGTGGTGGCTCTGCTGTCTGTGCCTGTGCTGCTGTTAGGAAAACCTGTCTACCTCTACTGGCTGCACCGTGGAGGGAAGGGCCTGCGATTGCGCAGG GGTTATGAGAGAGTTCGACGTGTGAGTGAGGATGATATGTCCCAAGCACCAGCATACGATGATGATGAGGAAGAGGGATTAGATGATCTCATGACCAGCAGAGGGACCCAGCCTAAGGAG TTTGACTTTGGGGACGTGTTCCTGCACCAAGCCATCCACACCATAGAGTATTGCCTGggctgcatctccaacacagcctCTTACCTACGTCTTTGGGCCCTCAGTTTGGCCCATGCTC AGCTTTCGGAGGTACTGTGGGCCATGGTGATGCGTCTGGGCCTCAGGATGACCTCCAGACTGGGGGCTCTGTTTCTGGTACCAGTGTTCAGCCTGTTCGCTGTGCTCACTGTGTCCATCCTGCTAGTCATGGAAGGGCTCTCAGCCTTCCTCCATGCCCTCCGGCTGCACTG GGTGGAGTTCCAGAATAAGTTCTATCATGGGACAGGTATTAAGTTTGCCCCCTTCAACTTCTCCGCCCTGCCCTCAGTCTTTGAGCAGGACGGTTTACTGTGA
- the LOC121582399 gene encoding NF-kappa-B inhibitor-like protein 1, whose protein sequence is MVTRKQKKIIRYVEDGSLTKLKSYFRKHSDLDVNFSQGKKRRTPLHLACSLGDDAILRLLLKYGADILQKDKKGDTPLHIAANKALKHGKKVYDDFVVPLQKSCPDAMVAPNNAGITPQDLLQWMTFEKTAPRGKSSKATDAEKEWQEKLFGECQDEFFETFGQYDDDLFAEDTDEEDFQDWADRIRHEYVTKQHAEAQRLASSGSHGKRKKGADEEERANRELHERLQREHDEYLARAARKEEETRQGKKRRYEERCADTFSTDTAAAATTKLSYRDIPWPAPKGSIEEMVEVMLHGADRKDMPVFRKLLRRQQTVWHPDRFAQRCGARLEEGDKQRILDTVTALSQELNRLAQSLR, encoded by the exons ATGGTGACTCGTAAACAGAAAAAGATTATAAGATACGTGGAAGATGGCAGTTTAACGAAGCTGAAGTCCTACTTTCGAAAACACTCCGACCTCGACGTCAACTTCTCCCAGGGGAAAAAGCGCAGGACTCCCCTGCACCTGGCCTGCTCGCTCGGTGATGACGCCATCCTCCGGCTTTTGTTGAAGTATGGAGCCGACATCCTTCAGAAAGACAAGAAAGGGGACACGCCCCTACACATTGCTGCTAACAAGGCTCTGAAACATGGCAAAAAAG TATATGATGACTTCGTCGTGCCCCTTCAAAAGAGTTGCCCAGATGCCATGGTTGCACCAAATAATGCAGGAATTACACCTCAGGACCTACTGCAATGGATGACATTTGAGAAG ACTGCACCGAGGGGGAAGTCTTCAAAAGCGACAGATGCTGAGAAAGAGTGGCAAGAGAAGCTCTTTGGGGAATGCCAGGATGAGTTTTTTGAAACCTTTGGACAATATGATG ATGATTTATTTGCGGAAGATACCGATGAGGAGGACTTTCAAGACTGGGCAGATAGAATTAGACATGAGTATGTCACTAAACAGCATGCAGAGGCTCAAAGACTGGCATCCTCAGGTTCTCATGGGAAGAGGAAGAAAGGTGCGGATGAGGAGGAGCGGGCTAACAGAGAGCTGCATGAGAGGCTACAGAGGGAGCATGACGAGTACCTGGCACGTGCCGCACGGAAAGAGGAGGAGACGCGTCAGGGGAAGAAGCGGCGCTACGAGGAGCGATGTGCAGATACCTTCAGCACTGACACTGCAGCAGCGGCCACCACAAAACTGAGTTATCGGGACATCCCCTGGCCGGCACCGAAGGGCTCAATTGAGGAGATGGTGGAGGTGATGCTGCATGGTGCAGACAGGAAAGACATGCCAGTGTTCCGTAAACTCCTCAGGCGCCAGCAGACCGTTTGGCACCCCGATAGGTTTGCCCAGCGCTGTGGGGCCCGGCTGGAGGAGGGAGACAAGCAGAGGATCCTGGACACTGTCACTGCTCTCTCACAGGAGCTCAATAGACTGGCTCAGAGCCTCAGGTGA